One Salvelinus sp. IW2-2015 linkage group LG35, ASM291031v2, whole genome shotgun sequence DNA segment encodes these proteins:
- the LOC111958631 gene encoding regulating synaptic membrane exocytosis protein 2-like: MDTMLRNDSLSSDQSESIRPPPPKPHKTKKGGKMRQVSLSSSEEELATTPEYTSCEDVEIESESVSEKGDLDGHWLDHASWHSSEASPMSLHPVTWQPSKDGERLIGRILLNKRMKDGSVPRDSGALLGLKVVGGKMTESGRLCAFITKVRKGSLADTVGHLRPGDRCWSGNGRFLQGATFKEVYNIILESKPEPQVELVSSRPIG, encoded by the exons ATGGACACCATGTTGAGGAACGACTCTCTGAGCTCTGACCAGTCCGAGTCCATCAGGCCGCCGCCACCAAAGCCCCACAAAACCAAAAAGGGGGGTAAGATGCGGCAGGTGTCCCTGAGCAGCTCGGAGGAGGAACTGGCCACCACACCGGAGTACACCAGCTGTGAGGACGTGGAGATAGAGAGTGAGTCTGTCAGTGAGAAAG GAGATTTGGATGGCCACTGGTTGGACCATGCGTCATGGCATAGCAGCGAGGCCTCCCCAATGTCTTTG CATCCAGTGACATGGCAACCCTCCAAAGATGGGGAGCGCCTAATAGGGCGGATTCTGCTCAACAAGCGGATGAAGGATGGAAGTGTACCTCGAGACTCAGGAGCACTGCTGGGACTGAAG GTGGTGGGTGGAAAGATGACAGAATCTGGTAGACTTTGTGCTTTCATCACTAAAGTGAGGAAAGGAAGTCTAGCGGACACTGTTGGACACCTCAGACCAG GCGACAGGTGCTGGAGTGGGAACGGGAGGTTTTTACAAGGAGCCACATTTAAAGAAGTTTACAATATCATTCTAGAATCAAAGCCAGAACCCCAGGTGGAACTGGTGTCTTCAAGGCCCATAGGGTAA